From a region of the Methanolobus tindarius DSM 2278 genome:
- a CDS encoding DegT/DnrJ/EryC1/StrS family aminotransferase, whose protein sequence is MNMIPIAKPQLEEAEIEAVNNVLRSGIIAEGPRVAEFEQEFADYTGTEYAVAVNSGTAALHAALLAHGIGKGDEVITSSFSFIATANSILFTGAKPVFADIRADTFNLAPQLIEEKITASTKAIMPVHLYGHPADMEAMRDIAEDNDLILIEDACQAHGAIYNGKKVGSFGTGAFSFYPTKNMTTSEGGIITTNSKEIADRARMIRAHGSRQRYLHEMLGYNLRMTDISAAIGMVQLKRLPSYIKARQRNAKLLTDKLQGIEGIECPAVRNGCQHVFHQYTIRTRNRDQLSDYLKEKGIGSGIYYPIPIHKQPYYKELGYKDNLLVTEKASREVLSLPVHPAVTENDINTITNAIKLWSDEKC, encoded by the coding sequence GCTGCGTTCCGGAATTATTGCCGAGGGACCCCGGGTTGCAGAGTTTGAGCAGGAATTTGCCGACTACACCGGAACAGAATATGCAGTGGCAGTAAACTCAGGAACAGCCGCCTTGCATGCCGCTCTTCTTGCACATGGCATCGGCAAGGGCGACGAAGTCATTACAAGCTCTTTCAGTTTCATAGCTACAGCTAATTCTATACTTTTTACAGGTGCAAAACCTGTTTTTGCTGACATAAGAGCCGATACATTCAATCTTGCACCCCAGCTTATAGAAGAGAAAATAACAGCGTCAACAAAGGCCATTATGCCGGTGCACCTTTACGGACACCCTGCAGACATGGAAGCAATGAGAGATATTGCAGAGGATAATGACCTGATACTTATCGAAGACGCGTGCCAGGCACATGGAGCAATATATAACGGGAAAAAGGTTGGTTCCTTTGGTACAGGAGCATTCAGTTTCTATCCTACCAAGAACATGACCACAAGTGAAGGTGGAATAATCACCACAAACAGTAAGGAAATTGCTGACAGGGCTCGCATGATACGTGCACATGGCTCCAGACAGCGTTATCTTCACGAAATGCTGGGATACAACCTGAGAATGACTGACATATCAGCGGCTATCGGAATGGTCCAGCTGAAAAGACTTCCTTCATATATAAAAGCAAGACAGAGAAACGCAAAACTGCTTACAGATAAGCTACAGGGAATTGAGGGAATAGAATGTCCTGCAGTCAGGAACGGTTGTCAGCACGTATTCCACCAATATACAATACGAACAAGAAACAGAGACCAGCTATCTGATTATCTCAAAGAGAAAGGAATTGGATCGGGAATATACTATCCGATACCTATCCACAAACAGCCATATTACAAAGAACTTGGATACAAGGATAATCTGCTGGTTACGGAAAAAGCCTCAAGGGAAGTACTCTCACTGCCGGTCCATCCTGCTGTGACAGAGAATGATATAAACACAATAACTAATGCAATAAAGCTGTGGAGTGATGAAAAATGTTAA
- a CDS encoding UDP-N-acetylglucosamine 3-dehydrogenase: protein MLRVGVIGAGAMGKNHIRIYSEMPGVELAGISDIDKDLVESLAQQYNTKAFTDYKEMLASGVDAVSIVVPTKMHRQVAIDAIEAGAHVLVEKPIADSVENADAIIEAAEKKGLLVMVGHIERFNPAVIKLKEIIDSGLLGKIVSISTTRVGPYNPRIRDVGVILDIGVHDIDVISYLYGTNVNQVYAVAGADIHSFEDHATIHMRLDHEFSGLVEVNWLTPHKVRKLTAVGVGGVAYLDYMDQTVELHDSGWIRKAKIEQKEPLRNELEYFIDCINTGKRPNPSGADGKHALKVSLAAISSYKEAKMIDIKE from the coding sequence ATGTTAAGAGTAGGTGTCATCGGTGCCGGTGCCATGGGTAAAAACCACATACGTATCTACAGTGAGATGCCTGGTGTGGAACTTGCAGGAATTTCTGATATCGATAAGGATCTTGTTGAAAGTCTTGCACAGCAATATAATACTAAGGCTTTCACGGATTACAAAGAAATGCTGGCTTCAGGAGTTGATGCGGTAAGCATAGTCGTACCTACCAAGATGCACCGCCAGGTTGCCATTGATGCAATTGAAGCAGGTGCACATGTGCTTGTAGAAAAACCTATTGCAGATTCCGTGGAGAATGCTGATGCCATAATTGAAGCCGCTGAGAAGAAAGGACTCCTTGTTATGGTAGGACATATTGAAAGGTTTAATCCTGCTGTCATTAAACTCAAAGAGATTATAGATTCCGGACTGCTTGGAAAGATTGTTTCAATATCCACCACAAGAGTCGGACCTTACAATCCCAGGATAAGGGATGTTGGTGTCATTCTTGACATAGGTGTGCATGATATAGATGTGATATCTTATCTTTATGGCACCAATGTCAATCAGGTCTACGCAGTGGCCGGAGCTGATATTCACTCCTTTGAGGACCATGCCACTATCCATATGAGACTGGACCATGAATTCTCAGGGCTTGTTGAGGTAAACTGGCTCACACCGCACAAGGTTAGAAAGCTTACAGCCGTGGGTGTTGGTGGTGTTGCATATCTTGATTATATGGATCAGACTGTGGAACTTCATGACAGTGGCTGGATCAGGAAAGCTAAGATAGAACAGAAAGAACCACTCAGGAATGAACTTGAATATTTCATTGATTGTATTAATACGGGCAAGCGGCCAAATCCTTCAGGAGCAGATGGAAAACATGCTCTAAAAGTCAGTCTTGCAGCCATCAGTTCATACAAAGAAGCAAAAATGATAGATATAAAGGAATGA
- a CDS encoding nucleotide sugar dehydrogenase, protein MSQKLENILKEKGPIKKIGVIGMGYVGIPAAALFADSDKFDHVLGFQRDSPSSGYKIEMLNNGESPLKGEEPGLEDLLKKVTDAGKFECTPDFSRISELDAVTLAIQTPFADPKALEPDFGALKEGIRNVGKYLKPGILVVLESTITPGTTDGMAREILEEESGLKAGEDFALAHAPERVMVGRLLRNIQEHDRIVGGIDKASTDRAVELYSPVLTKGKVIPMSATAAEVTKTAENTFRDLQIAAANQLALYCEAMGINVYDVRAGIDSLKGEGITRAILWPGAGVGGHCLTKDTYHLERGVKLGTEALDYPQDAESIYVLARRVNDFMPAHMYNLTVAALKRINMDIKGAKIAMLGWAFINDSDDARNPPSEPYRDMVLEAGAELKVHDPHVLNYPDVELLKDSNETIKGADAVVVFTGHKEYFSLKPEDIKKLTGKENTVIIDGRNVIDPDTFINAGFVYKGIGRGDKNSHPINQ, encoded by the coding sequence ATGAGCCAGAAACTCGAGAATATTTTGAAAGAGAAAGGACCTATAAAAAAGATAGGTGTAATAGGAATGGGTTATGTAGGTATCCCTGCAGCAGCTCTTTTCGCGGATTCAGATAAATTTGACCATGTACTTGGATTCCAGAGAGATTCACCTTCATCAGGTTACAAGATAGAGATGTTAAACAATGGCGAAAGTCCACTAAAAGGAGAGGAGCCAGGACTTGAAGATCTCCTGAAAAAGGTCACAGATGCTGGTAAATTTGAATGTACACCTGACTTTTCCAGAATATCAGAACTTGATGCTGTAACACTGGCAATTCAGACACCTTTTGCAGACCCTAAGGCACTGGAACCTGACTTTGGAGCTCTTAAGGAAGGTATCCGAAATGTGGGCAAATATCTTAAACCAGGAATACTCGTTGTCCTTGAATCAACAATCACTCCTGGAACCACCGACGGAATGGCCAGGGAAATTCTTGAAGAAGAATCGGGTCTTAAGGCGGGAGAGGACTTTGCACTTGCACATGCTCCTGAAAGAGTAATGGTTGGAAGATTACTTCGTAATATTCAGGAACATGACAGGATTGTTGGCGGTATTGACAAAGCAAGCACTGACAGGGCAGTTGAACTTTATTCGCCTGTGCTCACAAAGGGCAAGGTCATACCAATGAGTGCAACGGCAGCAGAGGTTACAAAGACTGCAGAGAACACATTCAGGGACCTGCAAATTGCAGCAGCAAACCAGCTTGCACTTTACTGCGAAGCCATGGGAATAAATGTCTATGACGTAAGAGCCGGCATTGACAGTTTGAAAGGAGAAGGCATTACAAGAGCAATACTCTGGCCAGGCGCCGGTGTTGGCGGACACTGTCTTACAAAAGATACATATCACCTTGAACGTGGGGTGAAACTTGGAACCGAAGCCCTTGATTACCCGCAGGATGCAGAATCAATTTATGTGCTTGCACGCAGGGTCAATGACTTCATGCCTGCACACATGTACAACCTGACTGTTGCCGCACTTAAGAGAATAAATATGGACATAAAGGGAGCAAAGATAGCCATGCTTGGATGGGCATTTATTAATGACTCAGACGATGCACGCAACCCGCCATCAGAACCTTACAGGGACATGGTTCTTGAAGCTGGTGCGGAACTTAAGGTGCATGACCCGCATGTTCTCAACTACCCTGATGTAGAGTTGCTAAAAGACTCAAATGAGACTATAAAGGGAGCAGATGCAGTTGTTGTCTTCACAGGTCACAAAGAGTATTTCAGCCTGAAACCTGAGGACATTAAGAAACTCACTGGTAAAGAAAACACTGTTATCATTGACGGCAGGAATGTTATTGATCCTGACACATTCATCAATGCAGGATTTGTGTACAAAGGCATAGGTCGTGGTGACAAAAACAGCCATCCTATTAACCAGTAA
- a CDS encoding VanZ family protein: MIQLILKMVSWLQHFDYMKHKKEILISLTILYAGFIFYLSAQANLSIPASVFKIPIMYELADIAKNMGFGFLVDIADYAHGHIDKVAHMFLYFGLGVLLHLTFKNSDNVVLRKYAALFAVILGVIYGITDEFHQSFVPGRSSSVHDLLADGIGVTIAQVLFVVLILMNLRRKKDDNRETDPGEK; the protein is encoded by the coding sequence TTGATACAGTTAATCCTTAAAATGGTTTCATGGCTGCAACACTTTGATTACATGAAGCACAAAAAGGAGATCCTGATATCTCTGACTATCCTTTACGCAGGATTTATATTTTATTTATCCGCACAGGCTAACCTGAGCATTCCTGCCTCGGTTTTCAAAATACCCATAATGTATGAACTTGCAGATATTGCAAAAAATATGGGTTTTGGTTTTCTGGTAGATATTGCAGATTATGCCCATGGGCACATTGATAAAGTAGCCCATATGTTCCTGTATTTCGGTCTGGGTGTTCTCCTGCACCTGACATTCAAAAACTCTGATAATGTTGTCCTCAGGAAATATGCTGCTCTTTTTGCAGTCATACTTGGTGTAATCTATGGTATAACCGATGAATTTCACCAGTCCTTTGTACCGGGTCGCTCCTCCAGCGTGCATGACCTTCTGGCCGATGGTATAGGTGTGACCATAGCACAGGTGCTTTTTGTAGTACTTATACTGATGAACCTGCGCAGGAAAAAAGATGATAACCGGGAAACAGATCCCGGTGAAAAATAA
- a CDS encoding NAD-dependent epimerase/dehydratase family protein → MKKVLITGGIGQVGSYLVDNMHDNYEVTVLDNLSSGKEPVLPSNVSFVKEDIRSPEARELASHNDIIIHTAAQISVARSMSEPLFDADNNVFGTLNLLEGARSGNIERFVYISSAAVYGNPEYVPIDEKHPQTPMSPYGASKLCGEKYCSMYHHAYGLPTVSIRPFNIYSPRQDPSNPYSGVISKFIGRLKEGLPPVIFGDGSNTRDFVSAHDVVDMITMLAGGAGKDGEVYNVGTGAVTRIDELAQIVLDIFDSSMDMEFKDPMPGDIKHSSSCIEKAKAIGFEPKVDLYRGLEEIVGK, encoded by the coding sequence ATGAAGAAGGTTCTTATTACTGGCGGCATCGGTCAGGTAGGCAGTTATCTTGTTGATAACATGCATGACAACTATGAAGTTACAGTTCTGGATAACCTGTCTTCCGGTAAGGAGCCAGTTCTGCCTTCAAATGTTAGTTTCGTAAAGGAAGATATAAGATCTCCTGAAGCCAGGGAACTTGCTTCTCATAATGATATTATAATTCATACGGCAGCCCAGATAAGTGTTGCCCGTTCCATGTCTGAGCCTTTATTTGATGCAGATAATAACGTATTTGGTACCCTAAATCTTCTTGAAGGTGCCAGGTCCGGTAATATTGAGCGTTTTGTCTACATAAGTTCCGCTGCTGTTTATGGAAATCCGGAATATGTTCCAATTGATGAAAAACATCCTCAAACTCCTATGTCTCCATACGGTGCAAGCAAGCTCTGCGGAGAAAAATATTGCAGCATGTATCATCATGCATATGGTCTTCCAACAGTCAGCATAAGACCCTTCAATATATACAGTCCCAGACAGGATCCTTCAAATCCTTATTCAGGTGTAATTTCTAAATTCATAGGCCGGTTAAAGGAAGGTCTTCCTCCTGTTATTTTCGGTGACGGCTCAAACACCAGGGATTTTGTCTCTGCACATGACGTAGTTGATATGATAACAATGCTTGCAGGCGGTGCCGGTAAAGATGGTGAGGTCTACAATGTGGGGACAGGTGCAGTCACCCGTATAGACGAGCTTGCACAGATAGTCCTGGATATATTTGACAGTTCTATGGACATGGAATTCAAAGACCCTATGCCAGGTGACATAAAACACAGTTCATCGTGCATTGAAAAGGCTAAAGCTATCGGTTTTGAACCAAAGGTTGATCTCTACAGGGGACTTGAAGAGATTGTTGGAAAATGA
- a CDS encoding MraY family glycosyltransferase — MLDLDSPSTLLALVLGSTFIVPFLATYVSMPYFIRKLTDKGIIARDYYKREVTMIPERGGIAIILVAMVCFSLNTLFFKFSSTNYVILIVIAMFGLFGILDDMVDIGRVTKLLLMYYCSYPLIQYATHTAFTLPSAGNIELGILYLQFIVPTYVLVASNLVNMHSGFNGLASGLSVIVLISLIIKSVFIGDVDSIFAVVSVTGATLGYYMYDRYPSKIFWGNVGSLTIGAAIGTIIVVQGFIISGFVMLIPHTINFLMYVYWRAMKFPVAKFGKEREDGTLEVPNALTLKWVLPYYRRVTERQATWAMYALTMIFCAIGIFLPGRI, encoded by the coding sequence ATGCTGGATCTGGATTCACCTTCTACACTGTTAGCCCTGGTTCTTGGTAGTACTTTTATAGTGCCGTTCCTGGCTACGTATGTATCAATGCCTTATTTTATAAGAAAACTTACAGACAAAGGCATCATTGCCAGGGATTATTACAAAAGAGAAGTAACAATGATACCCGAGAGAGGAGGCATAGCCATCATCCTTGTGGCCATGGTATGTTTCTCTTTAAACACACTGTTCTTCAAGTTCTCGTCAACAAATTATGTAATTCTTATTGTTATTGCCATGTTTGGTCTTTTCGGAATACTTGATGACATGGTAGATATTGGCAGGGTAACAAAGCTGCTTCTTATGTATTATTGTTCATATCCGCTTATCCAGTATGCCACTCATACAGCCTTCACACTCCCAAGTGCCGGTAACATTGAACTGGGAATTCTTTACCTGCAGTTCATTGTACCCACATACGTCCTTGTAGCCTCAAACCTTGTGAACATGCACTCGGGATTCAACGGCCTTGCTTCCGGATTGTCCGTTATAGTGCTTATTTCCCTGATAATAAAGTCTGTATTTATAGGGGATGTGGACAGCATCTTTGCCGTTGTAAGTGTCACCGGAGCAACACTTGGTTATTATATGTACGACAGGTACCCTTCAAAGATATTCTGGGGAAATGTGGGTTCACTCACCATCGGCGCTGCTATTGGAACTATCATAGTGGTCCAGGGTTTTATCATCAGTGGATTTGTCATGCTTATCCCGCATACAATTAACTTCCTTATGTATGTCTACTGGAGAGCTATGAAGTTCCCGGTGGCTAAATTTGGAAAGGAAAGGGAAGATGGAACTCTTGAAGTGCCAAATGCACTCACACTAAAATGGGTTTTGCCTTATTACCGCAGAGTGACTGAAAGGCAAGCTACATGGGCAATGTATGCTTTGACAATGATATTCTGTGCTATTGGAATATTCCTGCCGGGAAGAATCTGA
- a CDS encoding ISL3 family transposase: MDDKLLIQMALGITPPWYVKDIDLNVSKKRMDIYLDFTKGTKFPCPVCNKLCDLHDTKEKVWRHLDFFHHETYIHARVPRTKCDGDDVKLVEVPWTRQNTGFTLFFEALIVAMSKEMSVSSIAELINIHENSVWIILAHYVEEARAKMDLSELDTIGVDEISVKKGHSYVTLFYDLNQSRVIHIENGKKRSVFKNFREVLSRKIDPDNIKYISMDMYPAFRGGAREYFPNAKIVYDKFHIVKMMNDAIDKVRRKEYQTNKDLGKTRFMWLKNPENLSDREIAKIRSIKDLDTKTAKAYRFKLGLQRLWDIKNIEVAREYLDKWHYWGTHSNIKEIITLAKMIKRNSHGILESIKQGISNGVVEGLNNKIKTAFKRSYGLKTEKCRNTMIFLMAGKLRLPTRC; encoded by the coding sequence ATGGACGATAAACTCTTGATTCAAATGGCTCTGGGAATAACCCCTCCATGGTATGTGAAAGACATTGATCTTAATGTTTCTAAGAAAAGAATGGATATTTATCTAGATTTTACCAAGGGAACGAAGTTCCCTTGCCCAGTTTGCAACAAACTGTGTGATCTCCATGATACCAAAGAAAAAGTATGGAGACACCTTGATTTCTTCCATCATGAAACATACATTCATGCACGAGTTCCCCGAACAAAGTGTGATGGAGATGATGTAAAACTTGTTGAAGTTCCATGGACAAGACAAAATACTGGATTTACATTATTTTTCGAAGCACTAATCGTTGCAATGTCCAAAGAAATGAGTGTTTCTTCAATTGCTGAATTGATCAATATTCATGAAAATTCTGTATGGATAATTCTAGCTCATTATGTTGAAGAAGCCAGAGCAAAGATGGATCTCTCTGAGTTAGATACTATTGGAGTAGATGAAATATCTGTCAAAAAAGGTCACAGCTATGTGACCTTGTTCTATGATCTAAATCAATCAAGAGTAATTCATATTGAAAATGGAAAGAAAAGAAGTGTTTTCAAGAACTTCAGGGAAGTTCTTTCCAGAAAAATAGACCCTGATAATATCAAGTATATTTCAATGGACATGTATCCTGCTTTTAGGGGTGGAGCAAGGGAATATTTCCCAAATGCTAAGATCGTTTACGATAAGTTCCATATTGTCAAAATGATGAATGATGCAATTGATAAGGTTCGAAGAAAGGAGTATCAAACAAATAAAGATCTGGGTAAAACGAGATTCATGTGGTTGAAAAATCCTGAAAATCTATCGGATAGGGAAATAGCTAAGATTCGATCAATCAAAGATTTGGATACTAAAACAGCAAAAGCTTACAGATTTAAGCTTGGACTTCAACGTCTGTGGGATATAAAAAATATAGAGGTAGCGAGGGAATATCTTGACAAATGGCATTATTGGGGAACACATAGCAACATCAAGGAAATTATCACATTGGCCAAGATGATTAAAAGAAATTCTCATGGGATATTGGAATCAATCAAACAAGGTATCAGTAATGGTGTTGTTGAAGGATTGAACAACAAAATTAAAACTGCTTTTAAGAGATCATATGGATTGAAGACTGAGAAGTGTAGGAATACAATGATATTCTTGATGGCGGGTAAACTTCGTTTACCCACACGATGTTAA
- a CDS encoding S-layer protein domain-containing protein, whose protein sequence is MKKIVKIMGILLVLAVMLVVPVSAEYPTYTVRSTVYDSSDSSIAAGDFYWDANTFSGFWYAIKPGLSSELLYLHNSANSSERIQLDDTIEEGDLYYVCKPQKKKSKIASSDDGGTFIVDDVDLEFIYQMGFFGPAYLVMPQDPSAPSQGCKPDEIAKILLQFDSDDKKQMFSGEEWELAGGWSLVVDQIDVEGEKVWVHLMKNGEEIDSGVVSSSANMTNMDRTYLYKDGDDNPVFYCTVESIFRGTDTDFAVFKYAFLRGDITTIESDATYGIFDVEGFEVPDLMDGIDYAGSSGNTVLHEGDDALVLSSNKAVTLSADKQIDLHGGLYIQTEDVGSSPCLKMTLRKTCTIKSTVTTAEAETSEEEVVVVDMTETEVEQETESSETTSSTVDEDTVEVDLEEETPDVESSVSTPGFGITFGILGMVGALLLFKRQ, encoded by the coding sequence ATGAAAAAAATAGTAAAAATAATGGGTATATTATTGGTTCTGGCGGTAATGCTTGTTGTACCGGTAAGTGCTGAATATCCGACTTATACTGTTCGAAGTACCGTATATGACAGCTCAGATTCTTCAATAGCAGCAGGTGACTTCTACTGGGATGCAAACACATTTTCAGGCTTCTGGTATGCGATAAAACCTGGTCTTTCAAGTGAACTTCTTTATCTGCACAACAGTGCGAATTCATCTGAAAGAATCCAGCTTGATGACACAATTGAAGAAGGAGACCTCTATTATGTGTGCAAACCTCAGAAGAAAAAGTCAAAGATAGCAAGTTCAGATGACGGTGGTACATTCATTGTTGATGATGTGGATCTGGAATTCATTTACCAGATGGGTTTCTTTGGCCCTGCATATCTGGTAATGCCGCAAGATCCGTCTGCTCCTTCACAGGGATGTAAGCCTGACGAAATAGCAAAGATACTGCTTCAGTTTGACAGTGATGACAAGAAACAGATGTTCTCCGGGGAAGAATGGGAACTTGCAGGCGGATGGTCACTGGTTGTAGATCAGATTGATGTTGAAGGAGAAAAAGTCTGGGTTCACCTTATGAAAAATGGTGAAGAAATCGACAGTGGAGTCGTCAGTTCATCTGCAAATATGACGAATATGGATAGGACATATCTTTACAAAGACGGTGATGATAATCCGGTATTCTATTGTACCGTTGAATCCATATTCAGAGGCACTGACACAGACTTTGCAGTTTTCAAATATGCTTTCCTCCGTGGAGACATTACAACTATAGAAAGTGATGCAACATATGGTATTTTTGATGTTGAAGGATTTGAAGTACCAGATCTTATGGATGGTATTGATTATGCAGGCAGCAGTGGAAATACAGTTCTCCATGAAGGTGATGATGCCCTTGTTCTTTCCAGCAATAAGGCAGTGACTCTGAGTGCTGATAAACAAATAGACTTGCACGGTGGACTTTACATCCAAACAGAAGATGTTGGTAGTTCACCCTGTCTTAAAATGACTCTCAGAAAAACCTGTACTATAAAAAGCACAGTTACAACGGCAGAAGCAGAAACTTCTGAAGAAGAAGTTGTTGTAGTTGATATGACTGAAACAGAAGTTGAACAAGAAACTGAAAGCTCGGAAACAACATCAAGTACTGTAGATGAGGATACTGTTGAGGTAGATCTGGAAGAAGAGACACCTGATGTTGAAAGTTCTGTCAGTACACCAGGATTTGGAATTACCTTTGGAATTCTGGGAATGGTTGGCGCTCTGCTTCTGTTCAAACGTCAGTAA
- a CDS encoding iron ABC transporter substrate-binding protein — translation MKGNKNHLMVFLFALAAVSILVSGCTETSTSQSIQTQDVTTVTITDALGREVEIPENTEYVICSGVNTLRFLTYLEAQDMIVGIDRAETTSTASNAKPYSLANPQFATDYVIFGETRGQDDPEKILSLDPLPDVIIKTSSAMGYDPVELQEKTGIPVVVINTGDLAENRDDLDQSLRIIAQVVDKEERAEEVIAFFDEELGYLNAQTEDIAEEEKPTCYVGGIGRSGGPQGFQSTEPTYPPFLFTNALNVAYGDTDINVADVSKEKIIEWDPDYLFLDLNTIECGEERSGLSLLTNDDSYSLLSAVETGNVYGVLPFNKYGTNFGSVIADSYFVGKTLYPDRFEDVDLESKTIDIYTFLVCEGDEEKGKEIYDSMINTYEIPAFTRLDI, via the coding sequence ATGAAAGGAAATAAAAATCATCTCATGGTTTTCTTATTCGCGTTAGCAGCGGTCTCAATTTTAGTATCGGGTTGTACTGAAACATCTACATCGCAAAGTATACAGACGCAGGATGTAACAACTGTTACAATTACAGATGCCCTTGGAAGAGAAGTGGAAATTCCTGAAAACACAGAATATGTAATTTGTTCAGGAGTTAATACTCTCAGGTTTCTTACATATCTTGAAGCTCAGGATATGATTGTAGGCATTGACAGGGCAGAAACAACAAGTACAGCCTCAAATGCAAAACCATATTCACTTGCAAATCCACAGTTTGCAACAGATTATGTAATATTTGGTGAAACTAGGGGACAGGACGATCCTGAAAAAATACTTTCACTTGATCCACTTCCAGATGTGATCATCAAGACTTCTTCTGCAATGGGATACGATCCAGTAGAACTTCAAGAGAAGACAGGTATCCCTGTTGTTGTTATTAATACAGGGGATCTGGCTGAGAACAGGGACGATCTTGACCAAAGCCTAAGAATAATTGCTCAGGTGGTAGACAAAGAAGAACGTGCAGAAGAAGTGATAGCTTTCTTTGACGAGGAGCTTGGTTATCTTAATGCACAGACTGAAGATATTGCTGAAGAAGAAAAGCCAACATGTTATGTAGGCGGAATTGGTCGTTCAGGAGGACCACAGGGCTTCCAGTCAACTGAACCAACATATCCACCGTTCCTATTCACAAATGCACTTAATGTTGCATATGGTGACACGGACATCAATGTTGCAGATGTTTCCAAAGAGAAGATAATTGAATGGGATCCTGATTATTTATTCCTTGATCTGAATACGATTGAATGTGGAGAGGAAAGAAGCGGACTTAGCTTGTTGACCAATGATGATTCTTACAGCCTGCTTTCAGCTGTTGAAACTGGTAATGTCTACGGAGTTCTTCCTTTCAATAAGTATGGAACGAATTTTGGTTCAGTTATTGCAGATTCGTACTTTGTGGGAAAGACACTCTACCCCGACAGATTTGAAGATGTTGATCTTGAAAGCAAGACAATAGATATCTACACATTCCTTGTCTGCGAAGGCGACGAAGAAAAAGGCAAAGAGATCTATGACTCAATGATCAACACCTATGAAATTCCTGCATTTACCAGGCTGGACATATAA
- a CDS encoding FecCD family ABC transporter permease has protein sequence MDNIQGDIARRYKEHTGRKITYILSGVAFLFLILIMSISLGPVDIPPLEVLRTLTGESVSVRWDSIIWDIRLPQVLTAIVAGAGLSVAGVVMQSILRNPLGSPFTLGISNAAAFGAAFSVMVLGTGATHTNVGSAVTISNPYITTVVAFAFSLLVTLIIIAFSRFRGVTPEVMILVGVAMGSLFTAGTMMLQYFADDTQLASIVFWTFGDVSRASWSEFALITAVVVLSIIYFTINRWKYNAIDAGDETAKGLGVNVEQVRMRGMMCASLVTAIIVAFLGVIGFVGLICPHMARRIVGDDHRFLIIGSVVIGSLLLLSADTAARMMIEPYQLPVAVLTSFLGAPTFIYLILGARKI, from the coding sequence ATGGACAATATACAGGGTGACATTGCCCGACGTTACAAAGAGCACACCGGCAGGAAAATAACCTATATCCTGTCCGGAGTTGCTTTTTTATTTTTAATACTTATAATGTCGATCTCATTGGGTCCTGTAGACATTCCCCCCCTGGAAGTTCTACGAACACTAACCGGGGAAAGTGTTTCAGTGCGCTGGGACAGTATCATCTGGGATATACGTCTTCCCCAGGTGCTAACCGCTATCGTAGCCGGCGCCGGGCTTTCAGTAGCTGGCGTTGTAATGCAATCTATCCTTAGAAACCCACTGGGATCACCTTTCACACTCGGGATATCAAATGCTGCAGCCTTCGGAGCTGCTTTTTCAGTAATGGTGCTTGGAACAGGTGCAACACACACCAATGTTGGCAGTGCTGTAACCATCAGCAACCCTTACATTACTACAGTTGTAGCATTTGCATTTTCCCTTTTAGTGACTTTAATAATCATTGCATTTTCCAGATTCAGGGGTGTTACACCAGAAGTCATGATACTGGTTGGTGTTGCAATGGGTTCACTTTTTACGGCAGGAACAATGATGTTGCAGTATTTTGCTGATGACACGCAGCTTGCATCAATTGTTTTCTGGACGTTTGGTGATGTTTCAAGAGCAAGCTGGAGTGAGTTCGCTCTTATAACTGCAGTAGTTGTATTATCGATAATCTATTTCACAATCAATCGATGGAAATACAACGCTATTGATGCCGGGGATGAAACTGCAAAGGGACTTGGGGTTAATGTTGAACAGGTACGGATGAGAGGAATGATGTGTGCGTCTCTTGTAACCGCTATAATTGTTGCTTTCCTTGGTGTCATTGGTTTTGTAGGACTGATATGTCCCCATATGGCTCGAAGGATAGTAGGAGATGACCATCGTTTCCTGATAATAGGAAGTGTTGTGATAGGTTCATTACTCTTGCTCAGTGCTGACACTGCTGCAAGGATGATGATAGAACCTTACCAATTACCAGTTGCCGTGCTGACTTCTTTTTTGGGTGCACCTACATTTATATACCTGATTTTAGGAGCGAGAAAAATATGA